Proteins from a genomic interval of Bacteroidia bacterium:
- a CDS encoding GTP pyrophosphokinase: protein MNLNELLEKAILLAVKNHAGQIDRFGAPYILHPLRVMISGNCMETKIVGVLHDLLEDTAVTAEMLLEQGFPPNIVTAVVALTKQKNEHYEAFVERTLQNPLARKVKLNDLYDNLNLLRLKELNETDLARLNRYLKAIQKIQQLEN from the coding sequence ATGAATCTGAACGAGTTGTTAGAAAAAGCAATTTTATTGGCGGTTAAAAATCATGCCGGCCAAATTGACCGTTTCGGTGCTCCCTACATCTTACACCCATTGCGGGTAATGATTTCCGGAAATTGTATGGAAACTAAAATCGTGGGAGTTCTACATGATTTGTTAGAAGATACTGCCGTTACGGCAGAAATGCTATTAGAGCAAGGGTTCCCCCCCAATATCGTAACGGCAGTTGTAGCCCTGACCAAACAAAAAAATGAACATTACGAAGCCTTTGTAGAACGAACCCTACAAAACCCATTAGCCCGAAAAGTAAAACTAAATGACCTGTATGACAACCTTAACTTACTTCGGCTAAAAGAACTCAATGAAACCGACTTAGCAAGGCTAAACCGCTACCTAAAAGCTATCCAAAAAATTCAGCAATTAGAAAATTAA
- the hscB gene encoding Fe-S protein assembly co-chaperone HscB: MDTADNYFSILGIAVSMDISDEELRQSYLKCSRETHPDLNTADSREKARLSTALLNTAYQTLKNPISRAKYILTLRGQDINLPIEKNVLTASIELNMEIEDALQTADTQKIEALKYQIQAKINQIIDGIVKHLAMNAPEENILAAKKIAEVKYFLRTQEKLSTFAP; the protein is encoded by the coding sequence ATGGATACAGCAGATAATTACTTTTCCATCTTAGGAATAGCTGTTTCAATGGATATTTCTGACGAAGAATTGCGCCAATCATATTTAAAATGTTCGAGAGAAACCCACCCGGACTTAAATACAGCGGACTCCCGTGAAAAAGCAAGACTTTCAACCGCATTGCTTAATACGGCTTACCAAACCTTAAAAAATCCTATTTCAAGAGCAAAATATATCCTAACCCTGCGCGGTCAAGACATTAACCTACCCATTGAAAAAAACGTTTTAACGGCCTCTATTGAATTAAATATGGAAATAGAAGATGCCTTGCAAACTGCTGATACCCAGAAAATTGAAGCACTAAAATATCAAATTCAGGCTAAAATAAACCAAATAATAGATGGGATAGTGAAACATTTAGCGATGAACGCACCGGAAGAAAATATTTTAGCGGCAAAAAAAATAGCAGAGGTCAAATATTTTTTGCGTACGCAAGAAAAACTTTCTACCTTTGCCCCCTGA
- a CDS encoding tetratricopeptide repeat protein: MIQKMIDFIKRTNFFWIMVLWLFIKFDILAQNFYTEDNLLRDSTFQHKTAAILNQIYGFQFANAQKLLVDLKRQYPEHPAVPFLYGLMYFWIIDTYHPDKSRDALFLSYMDTVLALTTKMKQPPKTVNVERAFFEFSALAFKARLYALRDQYMKAINLCIKSLPAFQTGLKYKKYSPEFLFSSGMYLYYVKWYGETKPITRPFLSLFPPGNKELGIQEMEKCVSDNNLASAESAVFLMFIYLDEKKYTDALRHGEHLSNLFPYNTFIALLYGKSLLMAGEYSKAVALFSKARIAFEKTVNCYTTLIPISKNLWTSQVMQKMLYYGAISIYKQENDYTEALDWLEKSAKITEMLKNGENGMNALIAFQKGICYEQLQKKTEAIQHYRLALAADNNAEIKKQAESAIQRLEK; encoded by the coding sequence ATGATTCAGAAAATGATAGACTTTATCAAACGAACTAACTTTTTCTGGATTATGGTATTGTGGCTCTTTATCAAGTTTGATATACTGGCTCAAAACTTTTATACAGAAGATAACTTACTCAGGGATAGCACTTTTCAGCATAAAACAGCCGCTATCTTAAATCAAATATACGGGTTTCAATTTGCCAATGCCCAAAAGTTATTAGTGGATCTAAAAAGGCAGTATCCGGAACATCCTGCGGTGCCTTTTTTGTATGGCTTAATGTATTTTTGGATTATAGACACTTATCATCCGGATAAGAGCCGAGATGCACTTTTTTTGAGCTATATGGATACCGTTTTGGCACTAACGACAAAAATGAAACAGCCGCCTAAAACTGTAAACGTAGAGCGTGCTTTTTTTGAATTTTCAGCATTGGCTTTTAAAGCACGATTATATGCGCTTCGAGACCAATACATGAAAGCTATTAATCTGTGTATTAAATCATTACCGGCTTTTCAAACTGGACTCAAATATAAAAAATACAGCCCTGAGTTTTTGTTTTCCAGTGGGATGTATCTTTACTATGTAAAATGGTATGGAGAAACCAAGCCCATTACACGGCCATTTTTATCCCTCTTTCCACCTGGAAATAAAGAACTTGGTATCCAAGAAATGGAAAAATGCGTATCTGATAACAATCTGGCATCCGCAGAATCAGCCGTTTTCTTGATGTTTATCTACCTTGATGAAAAAAAATATACGGATGCGCTCAGGCACGGGGAGCATTTAAGTAATCTTTTTCCATACAACACTTTCATTGCGCTGCTATATGGAAAATCCTTATTGATGGCTGGCGAATATTCAAAAGCTGTCGCGCTTTTTTCAAAGGCTCGCATAGCCTTTGAAAAGACGGTTAATTGCTACACAACCCTTATTCCCATTTCTAAAAACCTTTGGACAAGCCAAGTCATGCAAAAAATGCTCTATTACGGTGCTATCTCCATTTATAAACAAGAAAACGACTATACCGAAGCCTTAGATTGGCTGGAAAAGTCGGCTAAAATAACCGAAATGCTTAAAAATGGTGAAAATGGCATGAACGCACTTATCGCCTTCCAAAAAGGTATTTGTTACGAACAATTACAGAAAAAGACGGAAGCAATTCAACACTATCGTTTGGCATTAGCTGCAGATAATAATGCAGAAATAAAAAAACAGGCTGAATCAGCTATACAAAGATTAGAAAAGTAA
- a CDS encoding trypsin-like peptidase domain-containing protein, giving the protein MKFGSGHILVRLLGSLIFGMAGAALYHIFFVKTQSPYYIEVGHENSMQYARYEQNTGIEFITASNVSTPSVVFIKTLSNSNTRIHDDFWGFWDFFGNRGPATNSGSGVIVSQDGYVITNNHVVDKADKIEVVLNSKQTYIAKVIGTDPSTDLALLKIEAVNLKPIIMAANSDLLQIGEWVLAVGNPFNLTSTVTAGIVSAKGRNINVVAGQFPIESFIQTDAAINPGNSGGALVNLKGELVGINTAIASKTGSFNGYGFAIPINIVKKVIRDLREYGEVQRAFAGLEVIDIDADIAKKIGDNTFLGVLISEVFSDGAAAQAGLKAGDVILKVDNVETNSKAMFLERLSYYRPGEKIKLFVKRKAGTTEFTLTLTNKEGTIGVLKNETITSNSLGADFTPLSKVEKQKMGVAYGYRISNLKSGKIASMGLPEGFVILSINQVRPSTIEELIGLLESSRGRLTIEGMHPNGSKGTYSFFMY; this is encoded by the coding sequence ATGAAATTCGGGTCTGGTCATATTTTGGTACGGTTACTTGGAAGCCTAATATTCGGGATGGCAGGGGCAGCTCTCTATCACATCTTTTTTGTAAAAACACAAAGCCCGTATTACATAGAAGTAGGCCATGAAAATTCAATGCAATATGCTCGTTACGAGCAAAATACAGGAATTGAGTTTATTACGGCCTCTAATGTATCAACGCCTTCAGTTGTTTTTATCAAGACGTTATCTAATTCAAATACCCGAATACATGATGATTTTTGGGGATTTTGGGACTTTTTTGGGAATAGAGGTCCGGCCACAAACTCCGGCTCAGGTGTGATAGTATCCCAAGATGGCTACGTAATAACCAATAATCATGTTGTAGATAAAGCGGATAAAATTGAGGTCGTTTTAAACAGTAAACAAACATACATCGCAAAGGTTATCGGCACAGACCCTTCTACGGATTTAGCACTTCTTAAAATAGAAGCTGTTAATTTAAAGCCAATTATCATGGCTGCTAATTCAGACTTACTGCAAATTGGAGAATGGGTTTTGGCAGTAGGAAATCCTTTTAACCTAACATCTACCGTAACAGCCGGAATCGTAAGTGCAAAGGGCAGAAATATCAATGTAGTAGCTGGGCAGTTTCCTATAGAATCATTTATTCAAACAGATGCAGCCATTAATCCGGGAAATTCCGGCGGTGCTCTCGTAAACCTAAAAGGAGAATTGGTCGGTATTAATACCGCCATTGCCAGCAAAACCGGCTCTTTCAATGGATACGGCTTCGCAATACCAATCAATATTGTAAAAAAAGTGATTCGGGACTTGCGCGAGTACGGAGAAGTCCAACGGGCTTTTGCCGGATTAGAAGTAATTGATATTGATGCAGATATTGCTAAAAAGATTGGAGATAATACTTTCTTGGGAGTTTTGATCAGTGAGGTTTTTTCAGATGGCGCAGCAGCACAAGCCGGCCTAAAGGCCGGAGACGTTATCCTGAAAGTTGATAACGTAGAAACAAACTCCAAAGCAATGTTTCTTGAACGTCTTTCTTACTATCGCCCCGGCGAAAAAATAAAACTGTTCGTTAAACGAAAAGCCGGAACTACTGAATTTACTTTAACACTGACCAACAAAGAGGGTACTATCGGAGTTCTCAAAAACGAAACGATTACCTCCAATTCATTGGGTGCAGATTTTACCCCACTCTCCAAAGTTGAAAAACAAAAAATGGGCGTCGCCTATGGATATCGAATCAGCAACCTAAAAAGTGGAAAAATAGCCAGTATGGGGCTACCGGAAGGGTTCGTAATCCTATCCATAAATCAAGTAAGACCTTCTACAATTGAAGAATTGATAGGCTTGTTAGAAAGCTCCCGCGGTAGGCTGACCATCGAAGGAATGCACCCCAATGGCAGTAAGGGAACTTATTCTTTCTTCATGTATTAA
- a CDS encoding DUF4412 domain-containing protein encodes MKKNIQFVFALVLLLSNYAFAQKTFQGTVTFDVKITGENVNMYAGMMPNKYIFKLRNSGEMRMRMEGGMMANMFGDVMVDKTGTVYLVNDQKKSAQKVLNKADQKQKELPDSAVKTIKLNEVITIAGKKCQKYKVEVNNGSKTPEVEWMWVCEDIQLANNDKKDAFMMPKLGRKGINGFPLKIMTTKEGMTVTMTALSIVEENLNDAEFKVPENYKVSEFDPSKMMQGYGGGDD; translated from the coding sequence ATGAAAAAGAATATTCAATTTGTTTTTGCTTTAGTATTATTACTTTCAAATTACGCCTTTGCCCAAAAGACATTTCAAGGTACAGTTACATTTGATGTCAAAATAACTGGCGAAAACGTTAATATGTACGCCGGAATGATGCCCAATAAATACATATTTAAGCTCAGAAATAGCGGCGAAATGCGTATGCGTATGGAAGGCGGAATGATGGCAAATATGTTTGGAGACGTAATGGTAGATAAAACCGGAACCGTATATTTGGTTAATGACCAGAAAAAAAGTGCCCAAAAAGTATTAAATAAAGCAGACCAAAAACAAAAAGAACTACCAGATTCAGCAGTCAAAACCATTAAACTAAACGAAGTAATTACCATAGCCGGTAAAAAATGCCAAAAATATAAAGTAGAGGTTAATAACGGCTCAAAAACTCCCGAAGTAGAGTGGATGTGGGTATGCGAAGACATACAATTAGCTAATAATGACAAAAAAGACGCTTTTATGATGCCTAAACTTGGCCGTAAAGGAATAAACGGATTTCCCCTCAAAATCATGACCACAAAGGAAGGAATGACGGTAACGATGACAGCACTCTCAATAGTAGAAGAAAACCTAAATGATGCCGAATTTAAAGTTCCCGAAAACTATAAAGTTTCAGAATTTGACCCATCCAAAATGATGCAGGGATACGGCGGCGGCGATGATTAA
- the folK gene encoding 2-amino-4-hydroxy-6-hydroxymethyldihydropteridine diphosphokinase, which produces MQGFLGIGSNIGDRLDYLKKAIQEIQNSDIQIIKCSSVYETSPWGYTQQPNFYNCVIEIKTNKIAVGELLTICQAIENEFLRKRIFHYGPRTLDIDILSVGIIQIQTPELIIPHPKISERLFVLNPWAEIAPDFLLPNSTQTIQELLQQLPEETMPIISTLELKQH; this is translated from the coding sequence ATGCAAGGTTTTCTGGGAATAGGAAGCAACATCGGAGATAGACTTGATTATCTCAAAAAAGCTATTCAAGAAATACAAAATTCTGATATACAAATAATTAAATGTTCTTCTGTATATGAAACTTCGCCTTGGGGTTATACTCAGCAGCCAAATTTTTACAACTGCGTTATAGAAATCAAAACGAACAAAATAGCTGTTGGTGAATTATTAACTATTTGCCAAGCTATTGAGAATGAATTTCTAAGAAAAAGAATTTTTCATTATGGGCCACGAACGCTTGATATTGATATTTTGAGTGTGGGCATCATACAGATTCAGACACCGGAATTAATTATTCCGCATCCTAAAATTTCTGAACGGCTATTTGTCTTGAATCCTTGGGCAGAGATTGCTCCCGACTTTTTACTTCCAAATAGCACCCAAACCATTCAAGAACTCCTCCAGCAGCTACCGGAAGAAACAATGCCCATAATATCTACATTAGAATTAAAACAGCACTAA